The Arcobacter porcinus sequence TTCCCATTAATTGACCACTAAATTTACCTAAAAGATTCATAGCATGTTGTTCGCTATTTGGTCTTTTACTCCAATCTTTTAACTTAATAATAGTTGCAACTGTATGTGTTCTTTGAGCACTTGTTGTAAAGTCATAACCAGCAAGAGTAATAACATTTTCAACATTTGGATCTTGAGAAACTATTGAACTAATTTCTTCACTTAAACCAATTGTTCTTGATAAAGATGAACCAGGAGGATTAAATCCAAAAATAAAGATTGTTCCTTGATCTTCATCTGGAACTAGACCAGTTTTCATATTTTTAAACATATCCCAAGATACAAACACTAATCCACCAAATAAAAGCAATGAGATTAAAGAAAATCTAATAGTTTTTTTAACTAAAAATGAATAACCTTGAGTTGCTTTATCAAACATATTATTAAACCATCTGAAAAATGCATTTGGTTCATGTTTTTTATTTTTTAATATTCTTACACATAATGATGGAGTTAATGTAAGTGCAACAAAACCAGAAATAGTAACGGACATTACAATGGTAACAGCAAACTGTCTATACATTTCACCACTTAAACCACCCATAAATGCAACAGGAATAAACACAGCTCCAAGAACTAAAATAATAGCAATTAAGGCTCCTGTTACTTCTCGCATTGCTATAAAAGCAGCTTCTTTAGGGGATTTCCCCATATCCATATGCCGTTCTATGTTTTCAATAACAATAATAGCATCATCAACAACAATACCAATGGCAAGAACAAGTCCAAAAAGTGTAAGAAGATTTATACTAAATCCTAACATATACATTCCAGCAAATGCTCCAACAATTGAAATTGGAACAGCAATTAATGGAATAACAGTTGCTCTCCAGTTTTGTAAGAATAGATATATAATTAAAATAACTAGAATTAATGCTTCAATAAATGTTTTAATAACTTCACTAATTGATGCTGTAATAAAATCTGTACTATCATAAGGAATAGAGTATTTTACATCATCTGGAAAACTTTTACTAGCTTCTTCTAAAGCTGCTTTTATAGCTTCAGCTGTTTCAAGAGCATTTGCTTCACTTTGAAGAAAAACTCCCATAGGAACAGATGGTGAACCATTTAATTTAGTTTGCATACTATAATCAGCACTTCCAAGCTCAATAGTTGCAATATCTTTTAATTTTAAACTACTTCCATCAGGATTTGATCTAATTATAATATTAGAAAATTGTGAAGGATCATTAAATCTTTCAGGAGTTTGAATTGTATATGTATACATCTGTTTATTTGCAATTGGTTCAGCTGCAATTTTACCAGCAGCATATTGATTGTTTTGCTCTTTTACAACTGAAATTACATCTGTTGTAGTTAAATTAAATTTAGTTAATTTTTCAGGATCTAACCAAATTCTAATAGAGTAATCTTTTGCTCCAAAAACAACAGCATCTCCCACTCCATTTACTCTTTTTAATGTTTCAATAATATTTAAAACTGCATAGTTTGATAAATAGATAGAATCATAAGTATTATTTGGAGATTGAAGCATTGCAAAAAGAAGGATACTAGGAGAGCTCTCATAAACAACAACTCCTAATCTTTGAACTTGTTCAGGCATTGAAGATAGAGCAGCTTGAACTCTATTATTTACATCAATTTTTGCTTGATCAGGATCAGTTCCTGTTTCAAAATATACATTTATAGTCAATCTTCCACTATCTTCTGAAAGTGAGTTCATATAAAGCATATTTTTTGCACCATTTATCTTCTCTTCAAGAGGCGCAGCAACTGTTTTTGCAATAGTATTTGCACTAGCTCCTGGATAAGATGTAGATACAACTATTTGAGGAGGTAAAACTCTAGGATATTGTTCTATTGGAAGGCTGAACATTGAAACAAGTCCAACCAAAAATATAACAATACTTAGAACACCAGCAAAAACTGGATTTCTTATAAAAAATGCTGAAATCATATTTATTTCTCTTTATTTACTATTTGTACTTTTGTATTTGGTCTTATTTTGGCAATATTAGAGATAATTATCTTCTCTCCACCTTTTAAACCACCTTTAACGATAACTCCTTCTTTTATAAGATTTCCAATTGAAATTGGCAATGGATTTGCAATATTATTATCATCTGCAACCATTACAACAGTTGCTTGAGCAGTTTTTAAAACAGCTTTTTCAGGAATAACAAAAACATCCCCTAAATCAAGATTAGAGATCTCAATTTGTGAAAAGTTTCCAACCAAAAGTTCACCATCTTTATTGTCTATTTTTGCTCTTAATAAAAGAGTATCTGTATTTGAATCAATTGTTGGAGAAACAAAATCTATCTTTCCAAAATATTTTTTATCATCACTTACAACAGCAACTTTTGCTTTATTCTCTTTAATCTGTTTCAAAAAATTACTCATATCATTTTTAGGAAGAGAGAACTCTGCATGAATTGGATTATTGTTTGTAATAGTTACAAGAAGAGAATTATTTGGAGTTGTTCCTACTAAATCTCCAATATCTTGTTGTTTGATACCAACAATTCCATCAATTGGTGCTTTTACAGATGTATAATTAAATTGAATTCTCGCTTCTTCAAGAGCTGCTTTTGAACTCTCAAATTGGAAAGTATAATCATCAAATTGTTGTGGGCTAATTGATTTTGATTCAATTAGTGATTTTGCTCTTTCAAAATCTTTTTCGGCTTTTATAAAATTAGCTTTTTTCATATTTAAATTTGCAAGATAAGTATCTGGTTCAATTTTATAAAGTAAAGTTCCTTTTTTTACAAATGAACCTTCAGTAAAATGTTTCTCTTTTAGTGTTCCTTGAACTCTTGCAATTATATCAACTTGTTCAACAGCTTTTAAAATTGTTGGATATGTTTTTACAGTTTTAAAATCTTTTTTTTCTACTTTAAAAACTTCAACAGGAAGAGCTGGAACTTCATTTGCCATAATATTTGAGAAAGCTAAACTTCCTATGAATAGTGAAATTATTGATTTTTTTATCATCTTATATACTCCTTAATTTTTTCACCACTATTATAAATAATAGCTGCTTTTTTTATTTCTAAATCATTTAGAGATTGTTTATGTTGACTTATTGCATCATATTTTTCTGTTAAACTTTGTAAATATGCAACATTATCAATCAAACCATTTTCAAATTTTGACTTAATTACTTCATATGCAGTTTGAGCAGCTTTAACTGAAGCTTCACTTGATTTGATCTTAGCAAGGGCAATATTATAAGCTTTTAAAGACAATTTTAAATCTATACTAGCTTTATTTTTTTCATAGTCATAGTTTGATTTACTTGCTAAATACTCTTTATGTTTTGCTTCACTTTTAAATTTTGTTTCTCCAAATGAAAATATATTCCAATTTAAGTTTGCACTTGAGATATTTTGATGATAAGGACCGTTTAAAGCGTTATCATCTCTATAATCTTTATCATCATAAGTAATTGTATGATTTAATGATATAGTTGGAAGGTAGGCACTTTTTTCTGCTTTTGTAGAGTAAGCTTTAGCTTCTGAATCATAAAGTAAAGCTTTGATATCAAATCTATCATTTGTTTCAAGATCTTCTTCAAGCGCTTTTACAGTTGAACCAGAAGATATAGTAACAATTGATCCAGTTATATACTCTAGATTATGTAAAATTGTTACAAGATTTAATTCAACTTCTTGTAACTCTACATTTGCACTCTCTAATCTTGATACAATTTTTTGAAACTCATCTTCAGTTGCTGTTCCAGCTTCATAAAATTTCTCAATTCTATTCTTTTGAGCTGTTAATTGTTCAATTTCTCTTTGTTTTGCATCTTTTCTAGCATCTAAAGATAAATAATTATAATAATAGTTTACAACACTTAAAGAGATATCATTTTTTAAAGCTTCTAAGGATTGCTCTTGACTCTTTATAGATGATTCATAAATATCAAAAGTATCTCCTCTTTTTCCACCATCATAAACAATAAAATCAACACTACCATAAGCATTGAATCCTTTTTTAGAAATTCCTAAAGAACTATATTCATTATCATTTATATAATATTTAGCTCCAACATTAAATTGTGGTAAATAAGCACTTTTTGTACCTTTATAATCTTCTTTTAAAGCATCTACTCTTTGTTTTGTAGATTCAACTAATCTATTTTCTATAGATAAATTAATTAACTCTTCTAAGTTTTGACTATATAAAAAAAGTGGTAACAGGAAAACAAAATATATTTTTTTCAAATTTACTCCTTTTAAAATAAATGTGGATTTTATCAATTTTTTACTTAATTCTATCTTGCTAGAAAGATACTTTTATTTTTTTTTTGCTATAATTTTGGAATGAATAGAAAGTATATTGAAGATTTTTATAAAAGAGTGGAAGAGGAGAAAGGTCGTAAAATTTATTCTCTTTTTTTACCAATGTTGTTGTTGACTAAACAGACTTATTATGATGGTGAATCATATTACAAAGAAAATTACGATTTACTAAATTCTGAAGTTGATGTTTTGGCTGCTTTATATTTTAATAGTGAAAATCATACTTTAAGTCCAACTGAACTTTATAGTGCCATAATTTTTTCTAGTGGTGGAATGACAAAAGTTTTAAAGAAACTTGAAGAGAGAAAACTTATAAAAAGAATAAGTTGTGAAAAAGATAAGAGAAAAGTTTTAGTTTCTCTTACGAAAGTTGGAGAAGAGATTGTTTTGTCTTGTGTGAATACTACAGCTGAAAGACTTGAAAAAGTCTATTCAATATTAAATGATAAAGAGAAGATATTTTTAAAAGATATTTTAAAAAAACTTATCTTCTCAAATATTTAAGCTTTAAATTGTTTTAAAGCTTTTTCTAAATCCTCTTTTGTATCAATACCAAAAGATTTTGAAACTACTTCAACCATAGCAATTTTAAATCCATTATCAATAGCTCTTAATTGTTCAAGTTTTTCAATATCTTCAAGTTTTGAAGAGTTTAAACTACAAAATTTATTTAAAGACTTTTTAGTAAAACCATAAATTCCTAAATGACCAAAATAGTTCTCTTCTTTATCTTTTTCTCTATGGAATGGAACTTTTGCTCTTGAAAAATAGATAGCTTCTTCTTTATTATTTAAAACTACTTTTACTAAATTTGAATCATCTGCATCAATACTTGATATTTTTTTATAACAAGAAATTATTAAAGTCTCTTCACAGTTTTTTACTTCATTTACTCTTTTTATAACAGCTTTTATAACATCAACTTCAATAAAAGGCTCATCTGCTTGAACATTAATAATTATTTCATCATCACTTACATTTAATTTATTTACTGCTTCATTTATTCTATCAGTTCCACTATTGTGATTTATGCTTGTCATAACTGCTTCAAAACCATACTCTTTTGCTAAATCAAAAACCTCTTTTGTATCTGTTGCAATTACAACTTTATCTAAAGAAGAGACTTGTTTAGCTGTTTTTATAACCATTGGAAGTCCCATAATATCTGCTAAAATCTTATTTGGAAAACGGCTTGAATTTAATCTTGCTGGAATTATTATCATCTTTTTTATCCTTTATTCAAAGATATTATTATAATATAAAAACTATAAACTCATATTGAAAGACTTACAATGAAAAAAACTATTACAATTATTGATACATTTGGATTTTTATTTAGAAGCTATTATGCACTTCCACCTTTACGATCTTCAAGTGGATTTCCAACAGGATTACTTACAGGATTTATGAACTTTATTGCAGGTATTGGAAAAGATTTTAAAACAGATTATATTGTTTTTGCACTTGATTCAAAAGGAGATACTTTTAGAAAAGAGATTTATGATGCTTATAAAGCTCAAAGACCAGATGTTCCAGAAGATTTATTAGCTCAACTTCCAATAGCAATATCGTTTATTGAAGATATGGGATTTAAAACAGCAATAAAAACTGGATATGAAGCTGATGATATGGTTGCAAGTATCGCAAAAGATGCTGTTTTGAAAGGTTTAGAAGTAAGAGTTGTATCTCATGATAAAGATTTATATCAATTAATAAATGACAAAGATGGAGTTTATCTATTTGATCCAAGTAAAAGACAAATAATAGATGAGGAAAAATGTCTTGAAAAATATGGAGTTAGAGCAGAAAACTTTATTGATTATCAAGCATTAGTTGGAGATACAGCTGATAATGTTCCAGGAGTAAAAGGTGTTGGGGCAAAAACAGCAGAAACTTTAATAAATCAATTTAAAAATATTGAAAATATCTATAATAATATAGAAAAAGTTGAAAAGCCAAGAACACAAAAACTACTTCTTGAATCAAAAGAGAATGCTTTTTTATCAAAAGAGCTTGTTACTTTAAAGACAGATTGTCATTTTATTGATAATCTTGAAGAGTTTGTTTTACCAAAAGAGAATCCTATTTTAAAAATAGCAAGTAGTTTAGAATCTTACGATATGCATAGAGTTTTGGATAGAGTAAATAAAAATGGATTAAGTTATAAAACAGAAATTCCAAAAGAGCAAAAAAATGAGCTAAAAAAAGCTGAATATATTTTATTAAATGATGAAGCAAGTTTGAGTTTGGCTATAAATAAAATACCAAGAGATAGTATTGTTGCATTTGATACAGAAACAACAGATATAGATACAGCAAAGGCAAAGATAGTTGGTTTCTCATTTGCTTATGAAGAAAATAGAGCATATTATGTACCAATTGCACACAACTATTTAGGTGTTGAAAATCAGATTCCACTTGATGTTGCTAAAAAAACTATTGAGATTTTAAATAGATATAAATTAGTACTTCAAAATTTCAAATATGATTGGCAAATCATAAAAAACAACTTTGATATTGAACTAAAACTTTATGCTGATACTATGATTTTATCTTGGATTTTGGATACTTCAAGCAAAGTTGGAATTGATTTTCAAATAAAAAAATATTTCAATATTGATATGCTAAGTTTTAATCAAATGGTAAAAAAAGGTGAAGATTTTTCAAGTGTTGAGCTTGAAAAAGCTACACAATATGCAGCTGAAGATGCTTTAATGACTTTAAAACTATTTAATAAACAATTAGAAATATTTAAAGAAAAAGGGGAAGAAGAACTTTTAAATATTGCATTTGAATTGGAATTTAATTTTATTTATGTCTTAGCAGTAATGGAACAAAGAGGAATAAAAGTTGATGTAAATCTTCTACAAGAGTATAAAGAAAAAAGTCAAATATTTTTAAATGAGCTAAAAGAGAAAATATTCAAAAGTGTTGGATTTGAGTTTAATATAAGATCTCCAAAACAAGTAGGAGAAGTTTTATTCGAAAAATTAAATCTTCCTCCTTCTAAAAAGACAAAAACAGGATACAGCACAGATGAAAGTGTTTTAAATTCTTTATTTGATTTACATTCAGTTGTGCCACTTTTATTGGATTTTAGAGAAGCTGATAAACTTCATTCAACTTATATAGAGCCACTTTTAGAACTTGGATTAAAAGATGAAGAAAATAGAATATTCACATCATTTTTACAAACAGGTACAACAACAGGAAGATTAAGTTCAAAATCACCAAATCTTCAAAATATTCCAACTTTTAGTGCAAATGATATTGATATTAGAAAAACATTTATTGCAAAAGAGGGATACAAACTTGTGGGAGTCGATTACTCTCAAATAGAGTTAAGATTATTGGCTCACTTTTCACAAGATGAAGCTTTAGTTGAAGCATTTAAAAATAATTTAGATATTCACTATCAAACTGCTGTTAAAATTTTTGGAGAAGATGAAGCAAAAAGTAAAAGAGCAGTTGCAAAATCTATAAACTTTGGGCTTTTATATGGAATGGGAGCAAAAAAATTAGGAGATACTTTACATATTAGTTCAAAAGAAGCAAAAACTTATATTGATTCATATTTTGAAGCATTTAAAAGTGTAAAAGATTATTTAAAATCTATTGAAGAGAGAGCCACACAAGAAGGATTTGTGAAAACTTTATTAAATAGAAAAAGATTTTTTGATTTTCAAGGAGCAAGTCCTATGCTAAAAGCTGCATATTTAAGAGAAGCTGTAAATACACAGTTTCAAGGAAGTGCAGCTGATTTAATAAAATTATCTATGATAAAAATTGATCAAAAATATAAAGAAAATGAAGATATTAAAATGCTTTTACAAATCCATGATGAACTTATTTTTGAAGTTAAAGATGAAAAAATAGATGAATTTACAAAAGAGATAAAAGATATAATGGAGAATATTTTTAAATTAAATGTACCTCTAAAAGTTAGTGTAAATATAGGAAAATCTTGGCAAGAACTAAAATAGTTTAACCAAAGCATTATGTAATTAAGAATATAATGTAAAAAAGCTATTATTTTAGGAATAAAAATGACAAAAGAAAAAATTATGACGGAGCTTTTTGAGTTCTCAGCTCCAACATATTACAAATGGAAAAATCAAGACAAAAGAAAGATTATAAAACTTTTGGATTATGCTTTTTCAAATGATGATTTAATTGAGTATCTAAAAACAGAGAAGATATCAAAAGTAGAAGAGATGACAAATGGTAACTATTTACTTGATTTATCGATGAAATTTTATAAGTTGTTAAGACATATTACAAATTATAAAGTTGCTAAAAGAGCTTTAGAGATAATAGAAGATAATTTTATAGTTAATCAAAATAAAATTATATTAGAAAAAATTGCAGAAGATATCTACAATGAAGAGATGTTTTTTACTTCAATGAAATTAGCAATCTTAAATTTAGTTCAAAAACAAGAACCACTTGTACTTGAATATATATCTAGAAATAGAACAAAATTGGAATTAGAATTTACAAAGAAATCTGGACAACTTAAAAAAACAGATTTTATTATTTCAAATATTGCATAAATGATAAAATTTACAGATGAAGAGCTTTTAACTCTTCTAAAAGATGATTTACCTTATTTAGATCTAACTACATCTTTACAAGAAAAAAATAGTTTAGAAGCGAAACTTGATATCTTCACAAGAGATGATATTGTGGTTTCTTGCAGTGAAGAGTCTTCTTTAATCGCTAAACTATTTGATTGTGAAGTATTAAGCTTTATTCCTTCAAAAACAAAAGCAAAAAAAGGTGAATTGGTTCTTAGTTTAAAAGGAAGATATGAGAATCTTCATAAAATTTGGAGAACTGTTCAACTAATATTGGAATATAGTTCTAAAATAGCTACATATACAGCAAATATGAAAGAAGAGATAAACTCTGTTAATAAAAACTGCCAACTATTAACTACTAGAAAAACTTACCCATTTTCAAAAAAACTTTGTATAAAATCAATATTAAATGGTGGAGCAAATGTTCATAGATTGAATCTTAGTGAAACTATTTTATTTTTTCCAAATCATAGAGTAGTTTATAAAGATGATTTTGAATTTTATAATGAGATAAAAAACTTTAAAATAAAAATGCCTGAAAAGAAGATAATAATTGAGAGCTCAAATTTTGAAGATAGTAAAAATTTATTTGAATTTGGTGCAGATGTTTTACAACTTGATAAGATGAAAATTGAAGATATAAAAAGAGTTGTAAAATTAAGAGATGAAAAATATAAAGATGTAAAGATTATTTGTAGTGGTGGAATAAATATAAAAAATGCAAAAGATTATGCAAGTTTAAATATAGATGCTATTGTTACAAGTTCTATGTATTCATGTGGAATGGCTGATTTTGGAAGCAAAATAACTATTATTTAGATTTTTATTTTAAGAAAAACTTACTAAATTTAAATTATAATTTACAAATATCTAAATAAAAGCCTTTTTATAAAGAATAACTTAAAATGAAGAGAAAATTAAAAAAGGCAATATTTTATTAACAATATATTTTTAAAGAACATTTGCAAGTAAATATTTCTTGCTGATGTTTGATTTTTGAAGTACTATTTTTAATGCAATTATCTAGAATTTTGCAAATAGTATTTTGATAATCAAACAGTAATGTTTGGTTAAACAATTTAGTAAAGTGATAGCTTTTTTTAATGCTATCTTTTAGATTTAAGTACTAACTTGTGATCTTTTTACAATTTACTGTTTATGACTTAGAAAATACACGAGATGGATCATATGGAGTGTTGTATCTAAATATAGAGTAAATTATGGTTGCAAGTTTTCTAGCAACAGCAATAATTCCCTCCTGTTTGGATTTACCTTGAGACTTTTTTGTATCATAATATTGTTTTAGTTCTTTGTTGTGTAATAAACAACTAACACTTGCCATATATAAAGCATGTTTAGCTAAAGAAGAACCTCTTTTGCTTAAATGACCTGTAGATTTGGAATTACCTGAGCTATTTTCTGTTGGAAATAATCCAAGATAACCAATAAATTTAATAGGTGTTTTAAATCTTGATAGATCTCCACATTCACTAATAACTGCAGCAATAGTTTTAGATGAAACTCCAGGAATAGTTTTTAAGTTCTCAATCAATGAATTAGTTGGAACATCTTTTTCCTCTTTAATACCATTTTTTTCAAGAAGTGCTAATATCTCTTCTTCTAATATAGATAGTTCTTCTTGATATATTTTAAGAAGTCTAATAGAACTTTTAATAGCAATAGCTCTTGCATCTTTGGCTTTACCTGAATAAATAGAGTTTTTTGCTAACTCTAAAACCTCTATAGCCTTTTGGTTATTAAAACTATTTCCTTGAATATGTCTAAAAATTTTAAGTATCCTGTCAACACTACTATGTTTATAGTGGTGTGCAGTTGGATATTTATCTAAAAGTGCAAGCCCTGTGATGCTAAATATATCAATAAAATTTTCAAGTTCTGGAAATGTAACTGTTACTTGAGTAAGTATTCTCTTCTTTACTTCTTTCATGTCTGATTGTATAGAAGCACGATTACGATATAAAGTTCTTAAACTCTGATATTCGTCATCAGTTACATAACCTGAACTATATTTACCATCTTTTAAAAATAAAGCTATGATCCAAGAATCTATGTTGTCGTTTTTTACTTTCTTCATTGTGTGTTGTTCTCTATATCTAGTTGTTTGAAATGGATTTAATAGTTTAACATTAAACCCATGAGAATTTAAAAACTCCCAAAGGTTTTCACCATAAATACCAGTTGCTTCAAGACCAATTATAAAATCATTTGTATTTGATGAAATAGTTTCAAGTTTAGTAATAAACTTTGAAAATCCATCAATACAGTTTGTAACTCTTATAGGTTTTTGTGTAACTTTTACTTCATTCTCATCAATGATAGTAACAACATGAAAGCTTTTAGCAATATCAATTCCAACATAATACATTTTTTTATACCTCGTTTATAATAATCTTTAGTTGCCTAGCCTAAGCTAGATTCACAGCCTCGTTAATCTATATGTAGTAAGTGCTATACAGCTACCTCCACAGCTTTTAATAAATGATTAACAACTAAAGATATCAACAGGCTTATATAATGTAGTTTGCTAGAATAAATATAAATTCAATTCCATCATTGCTACAAGGAAAAAAATGTTGTTATATCTAAAGTCATAGACTGTAAAAAGTAAAAGATTTGAAGTTAGTACTTCAATCTTAAAAGAATATATTTTTTAGCTAAAAGCTAGGTTATATATTCATAAATTTATTATACGAGGAAAAAGATATGAATAGATTAATTAAAAGAGTATTTTTACTGTTAGTTTTTTTTCTAGCTACAAGTTTAGCTTTTGCTTGTACAAGAGTTGTATATCACGGTGAAAATGAGATAATGACTGCAAGATCTATGGATTGGAAAAGTGATATTGGAACAAATCTTTGGATATTTCCAAGTAATATAAAAAGAGATGGAAAAGCTGGAACAAAATCAATAAAATGGACTTCAAAATATGGAAGTGTTGTTGCAACAGGATATGATATTTCAACAACAGATGGAGTAAATGAAAAAGGTTTAATGGCAAATTTACTTTGGCTTGTTGAATCAGAATATCCAAAAATAGAAAAGAGTAATAAAGCAACATTAAGCATATCTTTATGGGCACAATATGTTTTAGATAATTTTGCAACAGTAGAAGAGACTGTAAAAGCTTTGAAGAAAGAGCCTTTTGTTGTAGTTACAGATCAGGTTCCAGGAGAAAAAAGATTAGCAACTTT is a genomic window containing:
- a CDS encoding IS110 family transposase, whose product is MYYVGIDIAKSFHVVTIIDENEVKVTQKPIRVTNCIDGFSKFITKLETISSNTNDFIIGLEATGIYGENLWEFLNSHGFNVKLLNPFQTTRYREQHTMKKVKNDNIDSWIIALFLKDGKYSSGYVTDDEYQSLRTLYRNRASIQSDMKEVKKRILTQVTVTFPELENFIDIFSITGLALLDKYPTAHHYKHSSVDRILKIFRHIQGNSFNNQKAIEVLELAKNSIYSGKAKDARAIAIKSSIRLLKIYQEELSILEEEILALLEKNGIKEEKDVPTNSLIENLKTIPGVSSKTIAAVISECGDLSRFKTPIKFIGYLGLFPTENSSGNSKSTGHLSKRGSSLAKHALYMASVSCLLHNKELKQYYDTKKSQGKSKQEGIIAVARKLATIIYSIFRYNTPYDPSRVFSKS
- a CDS encoding linear amide C-N hydrolase; this translates as MNRLIKRVFLLLVFFLATSLAFACTRVVYHGENEIMTARSMDWKSDIGTNLWIFPSNIKRDGKAGTKSIKWTSKYGSVVATGYDISTTDGVNEKGLMANLLWLVESEYPKIEKSNKATLSISLWAQYVLDNFATVEETVKALKKEPFVVVTDQVPGEKRLATLHLSISDKKGDSAIIEYIDGKQLIHHNIKYQVMTNSPTFDKQLALNTYWQQIGGTTMLPGTNRASDRFARASFYINAIPKDSNKQHTLASIFSVIRNVSVPFWIKHRRGTKYIFNKMENSFRP